In Actinomycetota bacterium, one genomic interval encodes:
- the aspS gene encoding aspartate--tRNA ligase: protein MTDKRISYSKRSHGCGLLSRGDAGKKVELSGWVNSRRDHGGLIFIDLRDRHGLVQVVINPDGGGLFELAGSLRDEFVVKVTGSVSLRPEGTANPNIKTGEIEVIAEDIIILSSSKTPPFEINDDIPIDENLKLKHRYLDLRRKGTFKSFNLRHEVCQAARDFLNEHGFIETETPFLTKSTPEGARDYLVPSRVHPGHFYALPQSPQLFKQILMVAGFDRYYQFARCFRDEDLRADRQPEHTQIDMEMSFVDQESILAMAEDLMKRIFASQGVELTTPFKRLTYAEAVGRYGSDKPDLRFGLELVDIGRIVKGSGFKVFDSVLEAGGEVKGIRAPGCADFSRGKIEELTKAASIYGAKGLATIQILEDSQIKSPIAKFFSPETITQLIRELSAGPGDLILIVADKPSIVSESLGHLRLRLADELGLIDEEEYNFLWVVDFPMFEYDEEEKRYKAHHHPFTSPKEDSIARLEMDPISAVAWAYDLVLNGTELGGGSIRIHDQDVQRRVFNLLGIADEDIEAKFGFLVEALKYGAPPHGGMAIGLDRLVMLIAKKESIRDVIAFPKTQAAVCPLTGAPDEVDEKQLKDLGIKLK, encoded by the coding sequence ATGACGGATAAAAGGATAAGCTATTCCAAGAGGAGCCATGGTTGCGGTCTTTTAAGCCGGGGCGATGCGGGCAAAAAGGTAGAACTATCAGGCTGGGTTAACAGCCGAAGGGACCACGGCGGTCTGATCTTTATCGACCTTCGGGACCGCCACGGTCTCGTCCAGGTGGTCATAAACCCGGATGGCGGCGGCCTATTCGAGCTTGCGGGCAGCCTTAGAGACGAGTTCGTGGTCAAGGTTACGGGCTCGGTCTCACTTCGGCCGGAGGGGACGGCAAATCCCAACATCAAAACGGGTGAGATCGAGGTGATCGCCGAGGATATCATCATATTGAGTTCCTCTAAGACGCCGCCCTTTGAGATAAACGATGATATTCCGATAGATGAGAATCTGAAGCTCAAGCATCGCTACCTCGACCTTAGAAGGAAAGGGACCTTTAAAAGCTTCAACTTAAGACATGAGGTCTGCCAGGCGGCGAGAGACTTTCTCAATGAGCACGGATTCATAGAGACCGAGACGCCTTTTCTGACCAAGAGTACGCCGGAGGGAGCCAGGGATTATCTGGTGCCAAGCCGGGTCCACCCGGGTCACTTCTATGCCCTTCCCCAATCTCCCCAGCTCTTCAAGCAGATACTCATGGTGGCAGGCTTCGACCGCTACTACCAGTTTGCCCGCTGCTTTCGGGATGAGGATTTGAGGGCCGACCGCCAGCCGGAGCACACCCAGATCGATATGGAGATGTCCTTCGTCGATCAGGAGTCGATCCTTGCGATGGCCGAAGATTTGATGAAGAGGATATTCGCCTCTCAAGGGGTGGAACTAACAACCCCGTTCAAACGGTTGACCTATGCCGAGGCCGTGGGACGCTACGGAAGCGACAAACCGGATTTGCGCTTTGGTTTAGAACTCGTGGACATCGGGAGGATAGTCAAGGGCTCGGGCTTCAAGGTATTCGACTCGGTTCTAGAGGCGGGCGGAGAGGTCAAGGGGATAAGGGCGCCCGGCTGCGCCGATTTTTCCAGAGGCAAAATAGAAGAGCTGACCAAAGCCGCTTCCATTTATGGAGCCAAAGGTCTTGCGACCATTCAAATTCTAGAAGATAGTCAGATAAAATCGCCAATAGCCAAATTCTTCTCTCCAGAAACCATAACCCAGCTCATAAGGGAGCTCTCGGCCGGACCCGGCGATCTCATCCTGATCGTCGCCGATAAACCTTCGATTGTGAGCGAATCTCTGGGCCACTTGAGGCTGAGGCTTGCAGATGAACTCGGTCTCATTGACGAGGAGGAGTACAACTTTCTCTGGGTCGTCGATTTTCCCATGTTTGAATATGACGAGGAGGAGAAGCGATATAAGGCCCATCATCACCCCTTCACCTCGCCAAAAGAGGATTCGATTGCCCGCTTGGAGATGGACCCCATTTCGGCCGTTGCCTGGGCCTACGATCTCGTTCTGAACGGAACCGAGCTTGGAGGAGGCAGCATCAGGATCCACGACCAAGATGTTCAGAGGAGGGTATTCAACCTTCTCGGAATAGCCGATGAAGATATAGAGGCAAAATTCGGTTTTCTTGTCGAAGCGTTAAAATACGGCGCCCCTCCTCACGGTGGGATGGCAATAGGCTTGGATCGTCTGGTTATGTTGATAGCAAAGAAGGAGAGCATCAGGGATGTAATCGCTTTTCCCAAGACGCAGGCCGCCGTCTGTCCTCTAACCGGCGCTCCAGATGAGGTCGACGAGAAACAGCTGAAGGATCTTGGCATCAAGCTTAAATAG
- a CDS encoding replication-associated recombination protein A, with protein MDQDKTSHLNSFALEPLASRMRPRRLDDFFGQEKIISKGAPLATMIAEDGIRSVVFWGPPGTGKTTLAEIISNITKSHFRKISAVSAGVAEMRKIIDEARALAEAESKRTILFIDEIHRFNKAQQDILLPVIEDGTIALIGATTENPYFEVNPPLISRSWVFRFEPLSSQAVGAILRRALKLEGGEGDVSFEGEAIETIADMAGGDGRTALNLLEAAILLAEKGAKGKVVVGKDLILSLIPERKSYYGKGLDVHYDNISAFIKSIRGSDPDAAIHWLTAMLKAGEDPKFIARRMIILASEDIGLANSRALEVAVSAFDALNVVGLPEAKLNLAHAALYLSLSPKSNSVTLALMEGERAQERYGALDVPNHLKEAGYSGAKEMKFGQGYKYPHNYPNNFVDQNYMPDELKEVKYYHPSSSGLEGRLYADWLKRRDGQRRGK; from the coding sequence ATGGATCAAGATAAAACCTCTCACCTCAATTCGTTCGCCCTTGAACCGCTTGCGAGCAGAATGCGCCCAAGGAGACTAGACGACTTCTTCGGTCAAGAGAAGATCATATCCAAAGGCGCGCCGCTCGCAACGATGATAGCCGAGGACGGCATAAGGTCCGTCGTATTCTGGGGACCGCCTGGCACAGGCAAGACCACGCTTGCTGAGATCATCTCAAATATCACCAAATCCCATTTCAGGAAGATAAGCGCAGTCAGCGCAGGCGTCGCTGAGATGAGAAAGATAATCGATGAGGCCAGAGCTCTTGCTGAGGCTGAGTCGAAGAGGACGATCCTCTTCATCGATGAGATCCATAGGTTCAACAAGGCTCAACAGGACATCCTCCTTCCCGTCATCGAGGACGGAACCATCGCCTTGATCGGGGCGACGACCGAAAATCCCTATTTTGAAGTCAATCCTCCCTTGATCTCGCGCTCCTGGGTCTTTCGCTTCGAGCCTCTCTCCAGCCAGGCCGTGGGGGCGATTCTAAGAAGGGCCCTCAAATTGGAAGGAGGAGAGGGCGATGTAAGCTTTGAGGGCGAAGCCATCGAGACAATAGCCGATATGGCGGGTGGCGACGGCCGGACTGCCCTAAATCTTCTCGAGGCGGCCATTCTTCTGGCCGAAAAGGGCGCAAAGGGTAAGGTGGTGGTGGGTAAGGACTTAATCCTCAGCCTGATTCCCGAAAGGAAGAGCTACTACGGCAAAGGCCTTGATGTCCACTACGATAACATATCGGCCTTCATCAAGAGCATCAGGGGCTCTGATCCAGACGCCGCCATTCATTGGCTTACCGCGATGCTCAAGGCCGGAGAAGATCCCAAATTTATCGCAAGAAGGATGATAATACTAGCATCCGAAGATATCGGGCTTGCTAACTCGCGCGCTCTTGAAGTGGCCGTCTCGGCCTTTGATGCGCTAAACGTGGTTGGTCTCCCCGAGGCCAAACTCAATCTGGCCCACGCCGCTCTCTATCTATCCCTTTCTCCTAAGAGCAATTCGGTGACTCTGGCTCTGATGGAAGGCGAGAGGGCTCAGGAGAGATACGGAGCTCTGGATGTGCCAAATCACCTTAAAGAGGCGGGTTACTCTGGAGCCAAAGAGATGAAATTTGGTCAGGGCTATAAGTATCCGCACAATTATCCGAATAATTTTGTCGATCAAAATTATATGCCCGATGAGCTGAAGGAGGTAAAATACTATCATCCGTCAAGCTCTGGACTGGAGGGGCGCCTATATGCCGATTGGTTAAAGAGACGTGACGGCCAGAGGCGCGGCAAATGA
- a CDS encoding MBL fold metallo-hydrolase has translation MVVKRVVVGGIGTNCYIVGSSSKEAAVIDPGANADLIMAALKEEGLKAKTIILTHGHYDHIGAVKDLVEKTCAKVCLHGQDGILLAKPGGNLSTLFGRAATFDFEIREVDDGDVIELGDLSFEVIHTPGHTPGSISLKLDDLLFTGDLLFAGSVGRTDFPYGSYEVLKESLERVASLPDEVKVLPGHGDPSTIGREKISNPFLLEIFG, from the coding sequence TTGGTCGTAAAGAGAGTAGTCGTTGGAGGTATCGGGACCAATTGTTACATAGTCGGCTCAAGCTCCAAAGAGGCAGCCGTCATCGATCCAGGAGCAAATGCTGACCTTATAATGGCCGCCTTAAAAGAGGAGGGCCTTAAAGCCAAAACGATCATCTTGACTCATGGACACTATGATCATATCGGGGCGGTCAAGGACCTGGTCGAGAAGACTTGCGCCAAGGTTTGTCTTCATGGTCAAGATGGAATATTATTGGCCAAACCGGGCGGCAATCTCTCGACCCTATTTGGACGGGCGGCTACCTTCGATTTTGAGATAAGAGAGGTCGATGATGGAGATGTGATTGAGCTTGGCGATCTCAGCTTCGAGGTGATCCACACTCCCGGACATACGCCGGGCAGCATCTCCCTTAAGCTGGATGATTTGTTGTTCACCGGCGATCTCCTCTTTGCCGGTTCGGTCGGGCGGACTGATTTTCCCTACGGCTCTTACGAGGTCTTAAAGGAGTCACTAGAGAGGGTCGCTTCTCTGCCTGATGAGGTCAAAGTTCTTCCCGGTCACGGCGATCCGTCGACCATCGGACGAGAGAAGATAAGCAATCCCTTTTTGCTCGAAATTTTTGGCTGA
- the hisS gene encoding histidine--tRNA ligase translates to MEAIIKAARGTSDILLDKAVKKSHVERRIMEIFERFGYSPIITPTFEHTELFTRTIGEATDIVSKEMYTFKDKGGRSLTLRPEGTAPVIRAFLEHGLTSMPMPVKLYYSGQMFRYERPQAGRYREFYQIGVEAIGSSDPLIDAENITLLHYALTELGLSELALHLNSMGCKGCRKDFAASLKKDLKERARDLCDDCRLRAASNPLRVFDCKNPNCIESLKTAPKIGDYLCKDCNDHFDAVREALGDLGIDFIVDSSLVRGFDYYTKTTFEVRSGALGAQNALGGGGRYDGLSEELGGPHIPSIGFAIGTERVLLALQALDIPPSATPSLDLFIISTDEARREAFKLLMNLRKAGLSAEMDYGLRTFKGQMKLAGKMGATFVIILGEQELARGMVSIKSMAAGEQTEVLLADAAGWLIKNLNRNKEA, encoded by the coding sequence TTGGAGGCTATCATCAAAGCGGCACGCGGCACATCAGACATACTCTTAGATAAGGCGGTCAAGAAGTCGCATGTCGAACGAAGGATCATGGAAATCTTTGAGAGATTCGGCTACTCACCCATTATCACCCCAACCTTCGAACATACCGAGCTCTTCACGCGCACCATAGGTGAGGCGACCGATATTGTCAGCAAGGAGATGTATACATTCAAAGATAAGGGAGGCCGCAGCCTGACTTTGCGTCCCGAAGGGACGGCCCCGGTAATCAGGGCCTTTTTGGAGCATGGGCTAACATCGATGCCGATGCCGGTCAAGCTCTACTATAGCGGGCAGATGTTTCGTTATGAGAGGCCACAGGCCGGACGATACCGCGAGTTCTACCAGATCGGGGTGGAGGCAATCGGCTCAAGCGATCCTCTCATCGATGCCGAGAATATCACCCTCCTTCACTACGCCTTGACCGAACTCGGTCTGAGCGAACTCGCCCTTCACCTAAACAGCATGGGCTGCAAGGGATGCCGCAAAGACTTTGCCGCCTCACTCAAGAAAGACCTCAAAGAGAGGGCTCGCGATCTCTGTGATGATTGCCGCTTAAGGGCGGCGTCCAATCCCTTGAGAGTCTTTGATTGCAAGAATCCAAATTGTATCGAGAGCCTTAAGACTGCGCCCAAGATAGGCGACTACCTATGCAAAGACTGCAATGATCATTTCGATGCGGTCAGAGAGGCGCTCGGTGATCTTGGGATCGATTTTATCGTCGATTCCTCACTGGTTCGCGGTTTCGATTACTATACCAAGACGACCTTTGAAGTGAGGTCGGGCGCGCTTGGAGCCCAGAATGCCCTTGGCGGCGGCGGCCGCTATGATGGGCTCTCAGAGGAGCTTGGAGGCCCGCACATTCCATCGATCGGTTTTGCCATCGGGACCGAGCGGGTCTTGCTGGCCCTTCAAGCTTTGGACATCCCCCCCTCGGCCACCCCATCCCTAGATCTCTTCATTATCTCAACCGATGAGGCCAGGCGAGAGGCGTTCAAGCTGCTTATGAACCTACGCAAAGCCGGGTTATCGGCTGAGATGGACTACGGCTTAAGGACATTTAAGGGGCAGATGAAGCTTGCTGGAAAGATGGGCGCCACCTTCGTTATCATCCTTGGCGAGCAGGAGTTGGCAAGGGGGATGGTCTCGATAAAGTCCATGGCGGCCGGAGAGCAGACAGAAGTCTTGCTGGCTGATGCAGCGGGCTGGCTTATAAAAAATCTTAATCGGAACAAAGAGGCATAG
- a CDS encoding AI-2E family transporter, with amino-acid sequence MDDFKKLFFISWSVVGLLMLAYFLMIAMSKISDVITLFLYALIIVYILKPVVNFFEKKRAPRFLAVILSYLVLAIALGLIVLAVAPIFISQISGLIEKLPGYFFELEKVVSDYRTQFAALKLPPEALDYLSSAAVSFGEYMLEAFSLLPGHTVGALSFIVSAVLKPFFALIISFYILMDYETISGFFLGLVPKSHLQNFNEALRMVNVSLKGFLKGQALVILAVAILSWISLSLLKVEYAFALAFIIGLFDIIPYLGPIIGGGLAVIVAFFQSPMTAFWVIVAMVAIQQIEAFLISPNVMGKQVDLHPLAVLVAILIGGSLLGPLGILLATPVAATVKGLYFYFLKKRGETIPLS; translated from the coding sequence ATGGACGATTTCAAAAAGCTCTTCTTCATCTCCTGGTCAGTTGTGGGCCTCTTGATGCTCGCCTACTTCCTGATGATAGCCATGTCCAAAATAAGCGACGTTATAACCCTCTTCCTATACGCTCTCATCATCGTTTACATCTTGAAACCCGTAGTAAATTTCTTTGAGAAGAAGAGAGCGCCAAGGTTTTTGGCGGTCATTTTAAGCTATCTGGTCCTTGCTATTGCTCTCGGTCTAATTGTGTTGGCGGTCGCCCCCATATTCATTTCTCAGATAAGCGGCTTGATCGAAAAACTCCCCGGCTACTTTTTTGAGCTGGAAAAGGTGGTAAGCGACTATCGGACCCAATTTGCAGCCTTAAAATTACCTCCAGAGGCTCTGGATTACCTAAGCAGTGCCGCCGTATCATTCGGCGAATATATGCTCGAGGCATTCTCTCTTTTGCCCGGCCACACTGTCGGCGCTCTATCCTTCATCGTTTCGGCCGTATTAAAACCCTTTTTTGCTCTGATCATATCCTTCTATATCCTGATGGATTATGAGACGATATCCGGTTTCTTTTTAGGGCTTGTGCCCAAGTCTCATCTGCAAAACTTCAACGAGGCCTTAAGGATGGTCAACGTATCACTGAAGGGTTTCTTGAAGGGACAAGCCCTGGTCATTTTGGCCGTTGCCATTTTGAGCTGGATATCACTCTCTCTCCTTAAGGTCGAATACGCATTCGCCCTCGCCTTCATAATAGGATTATTCGATATCATCCCATACCTTGGTCCCATAATCGGCGGCGGGCTCGCCGTCATTGTTGCCTTCTTTCAGTCGCCCATGACGGCCTTCTGGGTGATCGTTGCCATGGTTGCGATTCAGCAGATCGAGGCCTTCTTAATATCGCCAAACGTCATGGGCAAGCAAGTAGACCTCCACCCCCTGGCCGTTCTAGTAGCCATCCTTATCGGGGGCAGTCTCTTGGGACCGCTCGGCATCCTTTTGGCCACCCCGGTTGCGGCAACTGTCAAGGGGCTCTACTTCTACTTCTTAAAGAAAAGAGGGGAGACTATCCCCTTAAGCTAA
- the mnmA gene encoding tRNA 2-thiouridine(34) synthase MnmA, with protein sequence MKETVAVGLSGGVDSAVVAALLLERGYDVIAITMKLFGWGEALEPASRVAAALKIDHKVVDLTDEFAKFVIESFIQDYSNGLTPNPCVNCNKMIKMGHLLKAAKSFGADKLATGHYVNLETDQKSGRRLILKGRDKMKDQSYMLWRLGQSQLKDILTPLGGYLKSEVKKIASDLKLPTSTEESQEICFVAGNEYVKFLQEKGGLSPKEGDIVTTDKRFLKKHSGLFNFTIGQRKGIGISHDKPLYVIELDPVKNRVVVGENEELYKKSLIAKDLNFIAFDELNTEMKVEAKIRYNMEAKAALMRSIDGARMEVIFDETERAITPGQSVVCYQGDVLIGGGVIEKAS encoded by the coding sequence TTGAAGGAGACCGTGGCCGTGGGCTTGAGCGGTGGAGTCGATAGCGCCGTTGTTGCTGCTCTCCTGCTTGAACGGGGGTACGATGTCATCGCCATCACCATGAAGTTATTTGGTTGGGGCGAAGCGTTGGAGCCGGCCAGCCGGGTCGCCGCCGCGCTCAAGATAGATCACAAGGTGGTCGATCTGACCGATGAGTTCGCAAAGTTCGTAATCGAGTCCTTCATTCAAGATTACTCCAATGGTCTCACTCCCAATCCCTGTGTCAATTGCAACAAGATGATAAAGATGGGCCATCTTCTCAAAGCCGCCAAATCCTTTGGGGCCGATAAGCTTGCGACCGGCCATTATGTTAATCTCGAAACCGACCAGAAGAGCGGGCGCCGTCTCATCTTGAAGGGCCGAGATAAGATGAAGGATCAATCATACATGCTCTGGAGGCTGGGCCAAAGCCAGCTCAAAGATATCCTGACACCCCTGGGCGGATATCTAAAAAGTGAGGTCAAGAAGATCGCAAGCGATTTGAAGCTTCCGACCTCAACTGAGGAGAGCCAAGAGATCTGCTTTGTCGCCGGAAACGAGTATGTCAAATTCTTACAAGAAAAAGGCGGTCTTTCGCCTAAAGAGGGTGATATCGTGACCACCGATAAGCGGTTTTTGAAGAAGCATTCGGGTCTCTTCAACTTCACCATCGGTCAACGCAAGGGCATCGGCATATCTCACGACAAGCCCCTCTACGTCATTGAGCTCGATCCGGTGAAAAACCGAGTTGTTGTCGGTGAAAACGAAGAGCTTTACAAAAAGAGCCTGATCGCCAAGGACTTGAACTTCATCGCCTTCGATGAACTCAATACCGAGATGAAGGTCGAGGCCAAGATAAGGTACAATATGGAGGCCAAGGCGGCTCTCATGAGGTCGATTGATGGGGCGAGGATGGAAGTCATATTCGATGAAACTGAAAGGGCAATAACCCCAGGACAGTCTGTTGTCTGTTATCAAGGCGACGTCCTTATCGGCGGTGGAGTGATAGAAAAAGCAAGCTAG
- the dtd gene encoding D-aminoacyl-tRNA deacylase — MKGVIQRVKSAEVKVEGEVVGSIGAGLLVLLGISSSDSRADLDYMVDKILNMRIFPSNEKNMDVSVREIGGEILIVSQFTLLANVQKGRRPSFTDAAPSTLAKELYKAAIEMFGRGGLKIQSGVFGAMMEVGMIGDGPVTIILDSAKNI, encoded by the coding sequence CTGAAAGGAGTAATTCAGAGGGTAAAATCGGCTGAGGTTAAAGTGGAGGGAGAGGTTGTCGGATCCATTGGAGCTGGCCTCCTTGTCCTCCTCGGAATCTCTTCATCAGACTCAAGGGCGGATCTCGATTATATGGTCGACAAGATCTTAAATATGCGCATATTTCCATCAAACGAGAAGAATATGGACGTTTCGGTCAGAGAGATCGGCGGTGAGATCCTGATCGTCTCCCAATTTACCTTGCTTGCGAATGTGCAGAAGGGGCGGCGTCCAAGCTTTACCGACGCCGCCCCTTCCACGCTCGCCAAAGAGCTCTACAAAGCGGCGATCGAGATGTTTGGCCGCGGGGGCCTTAAGATACAGAGCGGGGTCTTTGGGGCGATGATGGAAGTTGGGATGATCGGAGACGGTCCGGTGACCATAATTTTGGACAGCGCAAAGAATATCTAG
- a CDS encoding bifunctional (p)ppGpp synthetase/guanosine-3',5'-bis(diphosphate) 3'-pyrophosphohydrolase — MERYIKQLIEKINSYSPEADLTLIKKAYTLAKKAHLDQYRKSGDLYIFHPLGVANILAEMELDSTSIAAALLHDVVEDTAITLEEIESEFGSEVAELIDGLTKLGKIEFVSREEEQAENLRKMLISMAKDIRVILIKIADRLDNMRTIEHLSPEKQRQKAKETLDIYAPLAHRLGIFKAKWELEDLSFKALEPKKYAQIAKTVSETRRQREAYLEEATGQLAAELKKMRIKHEIIGRVKHYYSIDQKMIRRGKEFNEIYDLSGLRILVGSVRDCYATLGVVHSLWKPIPGKFKDYIAMPKFNMYRSLHTVVIGPNGKPLELQIRTYEMHKTADYGIAAHWRYKEGGKMDRFEERLSWLRQMLEWESETKDPKDFLETLKTDLFESEVFVFTPKGKVISLPMGSTPLDFAYTIHTDVGHRCIGAKVGGKIVPLGYELRSGDIVEILTSKSSNPSRDWLKIVKTSRARTKIRQWFSKESREGMEHAGKEALAKELKKKGMSLASIPAETLTAAAKSMNASDQETLFANMGSGNISARQLVTKLMNLLSLEEETQEEVELKFSQVPKKEIKKAKGVRVAGSEGMLTRLARCCDPVPMDDIVGFITVGRGVTIHRKDCSNMRSIREKHSARLIDVHWDTSGGDLFQAEIQVEAIDRTKLLRDISSAISEMGVNIKSASLLTDKNNVAIFKFVFDISSLSHLDHILANVKKIDSVYDAYRVSA, encoded by the coding sequence ATGGAAAGATACATCAAGCAGTTAATCGAAAAGATAAATAGCTACAGCCCCGAGGCCGATCTTACTCTGATTAAGAAGGCATATACGCTGGCCAAGAAGGCTCACCTAGATCAGTATAGGAAGTCAGGCGATCTCTACATCTTTCATCCGCTCGGCGTGGCAAATATCTTGGCTGAAATGGAACTCGACTCAACCAGCATTGCGGCCGCCCTTCTTCACGATGTTGTCGAGGATACCGCGATAACCTTGGAAGAGATCGAGAGCGAGTTCGGAAGCGAAGTGGCCGAGCTGATCGATGGTCTGACAAAACTTGGCAAAATAGAGTTTGTTAGCAGGGAAGAGGAGCAGGCCGAGAACCTGCGCAAGATGCTGATTTCGATGGCCAAGGACATCAGGGTCATCCTGATAAAGATAGCCGACCGCCTCGACAACATGAGGACCATCGAACACTTGAGCCCGGAGAAACAGCGGCAAAAAGCCAAGGAGACTCTTGATATTTACGCCCCCCTTGCTCATCGTCTGGGAATCTTCAAGGCTAAGTGGGAGTTGGAGGATCTTTCATTTAAGGCTCTGGAGCCCAAGAAGTATGCTCAGATCGCAAAGACCGTCTCAGAGACGAGGCGGCAGAGAGAGGCCTATCTCGAGGAGGCGACAGGCCAACTTGCCGCTGAACTCAAGAAGATGAGGATAAAGCATGAGATAATCGGCCGGGTCAAGCACTATTACAGCATCGATCAGAAGATGATAAGGCGAGGGAAGGAATTCAACGAGATCTATGATCTCTCCGGTCTGCGCATTCTGGTGGGTTCGGTAAGAGACTGCTACGCAACCCTTGGCGTCGTCCATTCCCTCTGGAAACCGATACCTGGCAAATTCAAAGATTATATCGCCATGCCCAAATTCAATATGTACCGCTCCCTCCACACCGTGGTCATCGGGCCCAATGGCAAACCCTTAGAGCTTCAAATCAGGACATATGAGATGCACAAGACTGCTGATTATGGCATCGCCGCCCATTGGCGCTATAAAGAGGGCGGTAAGATGGACAGATTTGAAGAGCGTCTCTCCTGGCTTAGGCAGATGCTGGAGTGGGAAAGCGAGACCAAGGATCCCAAAGACTTTTTGGAGACCCTAAAGACGGATCTCTTCGAGAGCGAGGTCTTCGTCTTCACCCCAAAAGGCAAGGTGATCAGCCTGCCAATGGGCTCGACTCCGCTCGATTTCGCCTACACCATTCATACCGATGTCGGCCACAGGTGCATCGGGGCCAAGGTGGGCGGCAAGATCGTTCCTTTGGGCTATGAGCTGAGAAGCGGCGATATAGTTGAGATCTTGACCTCTAAATCGTCCAATCCCAGCCGCGACTGGTTAAAGATCGTCAAGACTTCTCGGGCCAGGACCAAGATAAGGCAGTGGTTCAGCAAGGAGAGCCGCGAGGGCATGGAGCATGCGGGCAAGGAAGCCCTGGCCAAGGAGCTCAAAAAGAAGGGGATGAGCCTCGCTTCAATCCCGGCTGAAACCCTGACGGCCGCGGCCAAATCGATGAACGCGAGCGATCAAGAGACTCTCTTTGCCAACATGGGAAGCGGCAACATCTCTGCCCGTCAACTTGTGACCAAGCTTATGAATCTCTTAAGCCTGGAAGAGGAGACTCAGGAAGAGGTGGAGCTGAAGTTTTCTCAAGTTCCAAAAAAGGAGATCAAAAAGGCGAAAGGAGTTAGGGTGGCCGGTTCGGAAGGGATGCTGACCCGTCTTGCCCGCTGCTGCGACCCGGTCCCGATGGATGACATAGTTGGCTTCATAACCGTCGGCCGGGGAGTGACGATTCACAGAAAAGACTGTTCTAACATGAGAAGCATTCGGGAGAAACACTCGGCCCGCTTGATCGATGTCCATTGGGATACAAGCGGAGGCGATCTCTTCCAGGCCGAGATACAAGTCGAGGCGATTGACCGGACCAAGCTCCTTCGCGATATCAGCTCGGCCATCAGCGAGATGGGCGTCAATATAAAATCAGCCTCCCTTCTGACCGACAAAAATAATGTGGCCATCTTCAAGTTCGTTTTCGATATAAGCAGCCTATCCCATCTCGATCACATCCTGGCCAACGTCAAAAAGATAGACAGCGTCTACGATGCCTATCGAGTGTCGGCTTAA